A window from Acidimicrobiia bacterium encodes these proteins:
- the rpsJ gene encoding 30S ribosomal protein S10, with product MANEQKIRIRLKAYDHEVIDLSTRKIVETVLRTQATIRGPIPLPTEKHRYTVIRSPHVDKDSREHFEMRIHKRLLDIVDPSQKTVDSLQRLDLPAGVDIEIKIQQA from the coding sequence ATGGCTAACGAACAGAAGATCCGAATTCGACTGAAGGCATACGATCACGAGGTGATCGACCTCTCCACCCGCAAAATCGTGGAGACGGTACTTCGCACCCAAGCCACTATCCGTGGTCCAATCCCACTGCCGACAGAGAAGCATCGCTATACCGTGATTCGTTCTCCTCACGTAGACAAAGATTCCCGTGAGCATTTCGAAATGCGCATCCACAAGCGTCTCTTGGACATTGTTGATCCAAGCCAAAAGACGGTTGATTCCCTGCAGCGACTGGATCTTCCAGCTGGTGTAGATATTGAAATCAAGATCCAACAGGCTTAA